One Zeugodacus cucurbitae isolate PBARC_wt_2022May chromosome 3, idZeuCucr1.2, whole genome shotgun sequence genomic region harbors:
- the LOC105208499 gene encoding protein FAM98B, giving the protein MQSMLKLRYAVALLLALNCVLLCAAQGGNGGWGGGPGAPGAPGGGSGGGAPGAPGGSGGWGNGGGAPGAPGGNDGAPGAPGAPADGHYGHYGHMNSAAGFAQLQWLLVLMPITFLLKYF; this is encoded by the exons ATGCAGTCCATGTTAAAGCTCCGCTATGCAGTTGCGCTGCTGCTCGCGCTGAATTGCGTGCTACTTTGCGCAG cacaAGGCGGCAATGGCGGTTGGGGTGGCGGGCCCGGTGCACCAGGTGCTCCCGGCGGTGGTAGTGGAGGCGGCGCTCCTGGTGCTCCTGGCGGTAGTGGCGGTTGGGGTAATGGTGGTGGCGCGCCCGGTGCTCCTGGCGGTAATGATGGCGCACCCGGCGCGCCTGGTGCACCGGCTGACGGGCATTACGGCCACTACGGTCATATGAACAGTGCGGCTGGATTTGCACAGTTACAGTGGTTGTTGGTGTTGATGCCAATCACGTttctgttgaaatatttttaa